The following coding sequences lie in one Cinclus cinclus chromosome 15, bCinCin1.1, whole genome shotgun sequence genomic window:
- the CD99L2 gene encoding LOW QUALITY PROTEIN: CD99 antigen-like protein 2 (The sequence of the model RefSeq protein was modified relative to this genomic sequence to represent the inferred CDS: substituted 1 base at 1 genomic stop codon), whose product MAGRRLLGLLLVFAALLGAGHGDDTDDFNLEDALFDPITRRPTPKGPRKPAGGTDFDLADYFDTPVETTTKPAKPTPKPFPKPGKPDNSFWDVIRTTTTKQPKTTRAPPKRNPEKDPMDFDLADALDDKNDGKDAGRPAVRPGEGFSDDDLASIVDGGYSPDKKKGASGNTDNDYSRGRLAETGTIAGIASGLAMALIGAVSSYISYQQKKFCFSIQQGLNTEYVKGENMEAVVTEEPQVKYSVLETKSAEPPKQESSKIXSMTQG is encoded by the exons GTCATGGGGATGACACAGATGACTTCAACCTAGAAGATGCCCTGTTTGACCCCATCACAAGGCGAC CCACTCCCAAGGGCCCCAGAAAGCcagcaggtgggacag ACTTCGATTTGGCCGATTACTTTGACACACCCGTGGAGACTACCACCAAACCAGCCAAGCCAACTCCCAAGCCCTTCCCCAAGCCAGGGAAGCCAG aCAACAGCTTTTGGGATGTCATTCGCACCACTACGACCAAGCAGCCAAAAACTACAAGAGCCCCTCCTAAGCGAAACCCAG AAAAGGATCCTATGGATTTTGACTTGGCTGATGCCCTTGATGATAAGAATGATGGAAAAGATGCTGGGAGGCCAGCTGTAAGGCCAGGTGAAG gattttcaGATGATGACCTGGCCAGCATTGTGGACGGCGGCTACAGCCCAGACAAGAAGAAGG GTGCCAGTGGCAACACCGACAATGACTACAGCAGAGGTAGGT TGGCAGAGACAGGGACCATCGCCGGCATCGCCAGCGGCCTGGCCATGGCGCTCATCGGGGCTGTCTCCAGCTACATCTCCTACCAGCAGAAGAAGTTCTGCTTCAGCATCCAGC AGGGATTGAACACGGAGTATGTGAAAGGAGAGAACATGGAAGCTGTCGTAACCGAGGAACCCCAGG tTAAATATTCAGTCCTGGAAACGAAGTCAGCAGAACCACCAAAACAAGAGAGTTCGAAGATATAAAGCATGACCCAGGGCTAG